Proteins co-encoded in one Methylomonas albis genomic window:
- a CDS encoding pilus assembly protein PilP has translation MRRGRVKVFPTLPALSLLLVGMAGCGGDDVSDLTKYIQEVKARPKAAIEPLPEIKVVESFIFKPDGLRDPFRSIERKDDDSNIDVSGINGVKPDIERRKEELEAYPLDSLRMVGTLRNDKGYWGLIRARDGTIHRVQVGHHMGQNYGKILRILDDKIELMEIVPDKPGAWREQQSSLALADEKGL, from the coding sequence ATGAGGCGCGGTCGAGTGAAAGTATTTCCGACCTTGCCGGCATTGAGTTTGCTTTTAGTTGGGATGGCCGGTTGCGGTGGTGACGATGTCAGCGATCTAACCAAATACATTCAAGAAGTAAAAGCACGGCCCAAGGCTGCCATTGAGCCATTGCCTGAAATCAAAGTGGTTGAGTCGTTTATATTCAAACCCGATGGTTTGCGGGACCCTTTTAGGTCCATCGAAAGAAAGGATGATGATAGCAATATCGATGTCTCCGGCATCAACGGTGTTAAGCCCGATATAGAGCGTCGCAAGGAAGAGTTGGAAGCTTATCCGCTGGATAGTCTGCGTATGGTTGGCACTCTGCGCAACGATAAAGGGTATTGGGGCTTAATTAGAGCTAGGGACGGCACAATCCATCGAGTCCAGGTCGGACATCATATGGGGCAAAATTACGGCAAAATTCTGCGTATTCTTGACGACAAAATAGAACTAATGGAAATCGTACCTGATAAGCCGGGCGCTTGGCGCGAACAACAGTCTTCACTGGCATTGGCCGATGAAAAAGGGTTATAG
- a CDS encoding type IV pilus inner membrane component PilO produces MNLSEINWDINSAGSWPTPLKIIVILIFSALTAAAGVYFVTVPQLDELDVLEKQEESLKSAFEVKQKKAVNLQDYRDQLDQIEASLGEMLKQMPTKAEVASLLVDISQTGLASGLEFKLFQPSVEISREFYSELPIGIQVVGKYEELGLFVSGLASLPRIVTVHDVVMTPMGKEGKDGMSMSATIKTYNEGEAAQAAAGPAAKKRRGQ; encoded by the coding sequence ATGAATTTGTCTGAAATAAATTGGGACATAAATTCGGCCGGCAGCTGGCCGACGCCGCTGAAGATTATCGTAATACTCATTTTTTCGGCATTAACCGCTGCCGCGGGGGTGTACTTTGTTACGGTGCCGCAATTGGACGAATTGGATGTGCTTGAAAAACAAGAAGAGAGTTTGAAAAGTGCGTTTGAAGTTAAGCAGAAAAAGGCTGTAAATCTGCAGGATTACCGCGACCAGCTGGATCAAATCGAAGCGTCGCTAGGTGAGATGCTCAAGCAAATGCCCACCAAGGCCGAAGTGGCTAGTTTGTTGGTTGACATTTCCCAAACCGGATTGGCCAGTGGGCTGGAGTTTAAATTGTTTCAGCCGAGTGTTGAAATTAGTAGAGAGTTTTATTCTGAATTGCCCATTGGCATTCAGGTTGTCGGTAAGTATGAAGAGTTGGGCTTGTTTGTTAGCGGTTTGGCTTCGTTACCCCGGATTGTGACGGTGCATGATGTGGTTATGACGCCGATGGGTAAAGAAGGCAAAGATGGCATGAGTATGAGTGCAACCATAAAAACCTATAATGAGGGCGAAGCGGCGCAAGCTGCTGCTGGACCCGCAGCTAAGAAAAGGAGAGGACAATGA
- a CDS encoding nitrite/sulfite reductase produces MYQYNKQDQTLIEERVNEFRGQTQRFLNGELGPDQFRALRLMNGLYVQTHAPMLRVAVPYGLLSSKQLRKLASVARDYDHGYCHFTTRQNVQYNWPELGRVPDLLAELATVQMHAIQTSGNCLRNTSSDHLAGICKDEIEDPRPYCEIIRQWTTLHPEFAFLPRKFKIAVSGATHDRVAAQFHDIGVYLVKNEAGEIGFRILAGGGLGRTPVIGQTVRPFLEKQHLLSYLEAILRVYNLFGRRDNKYKARIKILVKETGLEKFTAMVEKEWLRIKNDMLLSHERIDEIKAQFAPPAYDVTASNDGSLDAHLADNSAFAKWVKYNTVEHKVSGYRGVYVSLKAPDSPPGDMTAEQLEAVADLADQYSFGEIRSTHRQNLVLADVKQADLFTVWQQLNAIKLATPNIGTVTDMICCPGLDFCSLANAGSIGVAKEINEALDDLDYIHGIGDIKINMSGCMNGCAHQSVGHIGILGVDKHGEEWYQITLGGSSENEAAIGERLGPSIPKSQITATITTILDVYVKQRLEDEAFLETVKRVGLEPFKERVYANH; encoded by the coding sequence ATGTATCAATATAACAAGCAAGATCAAACACTTATAGAAGAGCGCGTTAACGAGTTTCGCGGACAAACCCAACGTTTTTTAAACGGCGAACTCGGCCCGGACCAGTTCAGAGCCTTGCGCCTAATGAATGGTTTGTACGTACAAACGCACGCCCCCATGCTCAGAGTCGCAGTACCTTACGGCCTGCTCTCTTCCAAGCAATTACGAAAACTGGCTTCGGTTGCTCGAGACTACGACCATGGCTACTGCCACTTCACAACCCGCCAAAATGTGCAATACAACTGGCCGGAACTTGGCCGAGTGCCTGACCTGCTCGCAGAACTAGCAACGGTGCAAATGCATGCGATTCAAACTAGCGGTAACTGCCTGAGAAATACGTCCTCAGACCATTTGGCCGGTATTTGCAAAGATGAAATCGAAGATCCGCGCCCGTATTGCGAGATCATTCGGCAATGGACAACATTGCATCCTGAATTTGCGTTTTTACCGCGCAAATTCAAAATTGCCGTCAGCGGCGCTACGCATGACCGCGTGGCCGCGCAATTCCATGACATTGGCGTGTATTTGGTAAAAAACGAAGCCGGCGAAATCGGCTTTAGAATCCTGGCCGGCGGCGGCTTGGGCAGGACGCCCGTCATTGGTCAAACGGTTAGGCCTTTCCTGGAAAAGCAACATTTGCTGTCTTATTTGGAAGCGATTTTGCGGGTCTACAACCTATTCGGCAGACGCGACAACAAATATAAAGCGCGTATCAAAATCTTGGTCAAGGAAACCGGCCTGGAGAAATTCACCGCCATGGTCGAAAAGGAATGGCTACGAATTAAGAATGACATGCTGCTGAGTCATGAGCGCATCGACGAGATCAAAGCCCAGTTCGCACCACCGGCTTACGACGTTACCGCTAGCAACGATGGCTCTTTAGACGCCCATTTAGCCGACAATTCCGCTTTTGCAAAGTGGGTTAAATACAATACGGTTGAGCACAAAGTTTCTGGCTATCGCGGCGTTTATGTTTCTTTGAAAGCGCCCGATTCACCGCCTGGCGATATGACCGCGGAACAACTTGAAGCCGTCGCCGATTTGGCCGACCAATATAGTTTCGGCGAAATCAGAAGTACGCATCGGCAAAACCTGGTCTTGGCCGATGTAAAACAAGCGGATCTGTTTACAGTATGGCAACAACTAAACGCCATCAAATTGGCTACGCCCAACATCGGCACCGTCACCGACATGATTTGCTGCCCCGGTCTGGATTTTTGCTCACTGGCCAACGCCGGCTCGATCGGCGTCGCTAAAGAGATTAACGAAGCTCTCGATGACCTGGATTACATTCACGGCATCGGCGACATCAAAATCAATATGTCCGGGTGCATGAACGGCTGCGCTCATCAAAGCGTCGGTCATATCGGCATTCTCGGCGTCGATAAACATGGTGAGGAATGGTATCAAATCACCTTGGGCGGCTCTTCGGAAAACGAAGCAGCGATAGGCGAGCGCCTAGGCCCATCGATTCCCAAAAGCCAAATCACCGCCACCATAACAACGATATTAGACGTTTACGTCAAGCAACGCCTTGAAGACGAAGCATTCTTAGAGACCGTCAAACGCGTTGGCCTGGAACCATTTAAAGAAAGAGTTTATGCAAATCATTAA
- the rpmE gene encoding 50S ribosomal protein L31, with amino-acid sequence MKPEIHPEYKQITVTCGCGNTFQTGSVLASDLHIEVCSSCHPFYTGKQRVVDTSGRVDKFRKKFGK; translated from the coding sequence ATGAAACCAGAAATACATCCAGAATATAAACAAATTACTGTAACTTGCGGGTGCGGCAATACTTTTCAAACCGGTTCTGTGCTGGCCTCTGATTTACACATCGAGGTGTGTTCGTCGTGCCATCCGTTTTATACCGGTAAACAGCGCGTCGTTGACACTTCGGGTCGCGTTGATAAATTCCGTAAAAAATTCGGGAAATAA
- a CDS encoding PilN domain-containing protein, protein MARINLLPWREELRKKKQQDFVAGIGAGVLVTALILVVVFMYIEGIKEYQARRNTLLQNEIAILDKRIQEIKEIEDKKNRLLTKIEVIQKLQESRPEVVHLFDELAKTTPDGIYLTKFAQVGSVLTLDGKAESNARVSAYMRAIDNSPWMNTSVLTVIKGEGKKDGQMNDFTLTAKQGKKTGKTQPGAVK, encoded by the coding sequence ATGGCAAGAATTAATTTACTCCCCTGGCGAGAAGAACTGCGCAAAAAAAAGCAGCAGGATTTTGTGGCGGGTATAGGTGCTGGTGTTTTGGTGACAGCACTGATTTTGGTCGTCGTGTTTATGTATATAGAAGGGATTAAAGAGTACCAGGCTCGCAGAAACACCCTCCTGCAAAACGAAATAGCCATCTTGGATAAGCGAATTCAAGAAATCAAAGAAATCGAAGATAAGAAAAACAGGTTATTGACCAAAATTGAAGTGATCCAAAAGCTGCAGGAAAGCCGGCCGGAGGTGGTGCATTTGTTCGACGAATTAGCCAAAACCACGCCGGATGGTATTTATCTGACGAAATTTGCGCAAGTCGGATCGGTTTTGACTTTGGACGGAAAGGCGGAATCGAATGCGCGGGTATCAGCGTATATGCGAGCTATCGATAACTCACCCTGGATGAATACCTCTGTCCTCACCGTAATTAAAGGCGAAGGCAAGAAAGACGGACAGATGAATGACTTCACTCTGACTGCCAAGCAAGGCAAGAAGACCGGTAAGACTCAGCCAGGAGCGGTCAAATGA
- a CDS encoding penicillin-binding protein 1A, with translation MPIKQPPKPKSLIKTLFKWLAFLFFAFIGTFLIASYFFLVELDKELPDIDQLQHVQYQMPLNIYSQDNLLIAQFGEKRRIPISSEQVPPQLLKAFIAAEDDRFYKHNGVDFKGLIRAASQLAVTGKKRQGGSTITMQVARNFLLSNERTYLRKLKEIILALKIERQYSKDQIMDLYLNKIYMGQRAYGVAAAAQTYYGKDIVELSLAQQAMIAGLPKAPSIYNPITNSQRAIERRNYVLRRMLDLHYINQHDYDLAVQAADNAEIQAINVELQAPYIAEMVRQEVMSKYGETAYTLGLKIYTTIPSQLQLAAEDALQKTLHEYDERHGYRGFPHKNTQINGIQLSGNVIGDARQALITALTDGGVTAKLYDNTQIDIAWKNIQWAKPYPEKNIGTDKAFLKPNDIIWVRQLATDEWALTQIPEAEAAFVAINPNNGAILALCGGFDFYHSKYNRATQSKRQPGSGFKPIVYTAALEKGFTAASIINDAPIVIEDPSQENDWRPENYSHRFLGPTSLRVALRESINLVSVRLLQEIGVSQAIDTAIRFGFDKEQLPGTLSLALGSGYASPLRMASAYAVFANGGFLVKPYLIERIEDHQGNVLLQANPAVACADCPDQTPPPTNRAPRSISAKINFLANSLLRDVVQRGTATQAKQLGRNDLAGKTGTTNEQRDAWFNGFASDIVASAWIGFDNSSPLGHGETGGKVALPMWIKFMKSVQQNFPEKPLTQPNGIVQAYINPDDGLLLDQAAKGGVWEYFSEETVPTATSAPKSEEPTEEEKFAEEALF, from the coding sequence GTGCCCATTAAGCAACCCCCCAAACCCAAATCCCTGATCAAGACACTTTTTAAGTGGCTGGCCTTTTTATTTTTTGCATTTATCGGTACATTTCTGATCGCCAGTTACTTTTTCCTTGTCGAGCTCGACAAGGAGCTACCAGATATAGACCAGTTGCAGCATGTTCAATATCAGATGCCATTGAACATCTACAGCCAGGATAATCTGTTGATCGCTCAATTTGGTGAGAAACGCAGAATCCCGATCAGCAGCGAACAAGTTCCTCCGCAATTATTAAAGGCGTTCATAGCGGCAGAAGATGACCGGTTTTATAAACACAATGGCGTCGATTTCAAAGGCCTAATCCGCGCAGCTAGCCAATTAGCAGTCACCGGCAAGAAGAGACAAGGCGGCAGTACCATCACAATGCAAGTTGCCCGCAATTTCCTACTTAGTAACGAAAGGACCTATTTACGCAAGCTTAAGGAAATCATCCTAGCCCTGAAAATAGAGCGGCAATACTCCAAAGATCAGATTATGGATCTTTATTTGAACAAAATTTATATGGGTCAACGCGCCTATGGCGTAGCAGCGGCCGCGCAAACCTATTACGGTAAAGATATTGTCGAGCTATCCCTAGCTCAACAAGCGATGATTGCCGGCCTGCCAAAAGCGCCATCCATTTATAACCCGATCACCAATTCTCAGCGCGCTATAGAGCGGCGAAATTACGTATTACGCCGGATGCTCGATTTACATTATATAAATCAGCATGATTACGATTTAGCGGTGCAGGCAGCTGATAACGCTGAGATTCAAGCAATAAATGTCGAGCTACAGGCACCATATATCGCGGAAATGGTTAGACAGGAAGTCATGTCCAAATACGGCGAAACAGCCTATACCTTGGGTTTGAAAATTTATACCACCATCCCCAGTCAATTACAGTTGGCAGCAGAGGATGCTTTACAAAAAACGCTGCACGAATATGACGAGCGCCACGGCTATCGCGGCTTCCCTCATAAAAATACGCAAATAAATGGCATTCAACTAAGCGGCAACGTTATTGGAGACGCTAGGCAAGCCCTGATAACGGCACTCACCGACGGTGGGGTTACCGCAAAACTTTATGACAACACGCAGATCGACATAGCCTGGAAAAATATTCAATGGGCAAAACCTTACCCGGAAAAAAATATTGGCACCGACAAAGCTTTTCTTAAACCAAACGACATCATCTGGGTTAGACAATTAGCCACAGACGAATGGGCGCTAACGCAAATTCCAGAGGCTGAAGCTGCTTTTGTAGCGATCAACCCCAACAATGGCGCGATTCTGGCGCTATGCGGTGGCTTTGATTTTTATCACAGCAAATATAACCGCGCTACGCAATCTAAGCGTCAGCCGGGCTCGGGATTCAAGCCTATCGTTTACACAGCCGCATTAGAAAAAGGCTTCACCGCAGCCAGCATCATTAATGACGCGCCGATTGTGATCGAGGATCCCTCTCAAGAAAACGATTGGCGTCCGGAAAATTATAGCCACCGTTTTCTGGGCCCAACATCGCTAAGAGTTGCATTACGTGAATCGATTAACCTGGTATCCGTGCGCTTGCTGCAGGAAATCGGCGTATCCCAGGCAATAGATACGGCCATACGCTTTGGTTTCGACAAAGAACAACTACCCGGCACATTGTCTCTGGCCTTGGGTAGCGGCTATGCTTCGCCGTTGCGCATGGCATCGGCCTATGCGGTTTTTGCCAATGGCGGTTTTTTGGTAAAACCCTATCTCATTGAACGCATTGAAGACCACCAAGGCAACGTGTTGTTACAAGCCAACCCAGCAGTAGCATGCGCCGATTGTCCCGACCAGACCCCACCGCCGACAAACCGAGCACCGCGATCCATTTCAGCAAAAATCAATTTTCTGGCAAACAGCTTGCTGCGAGATGTTGTGCAACGCGGCACAGCAACCCAAGCCAAACAATTAGGTCGTAACGACTTGGCCGGCAAAACCGGCACCACTAACGAACAAAGAGACGCGTGGTTTAACGGTTTTGCTTCGGATATAGTCGCTTCTGCATGGATAGGATTCGATAACTCATCGCCACTTGGTCACGGCGAGACGGGCGGCAAAGTGGCACTACCTATGTGGATAAAATTCATGAAATCGGTGCAACAAAACTTCCCGGAAAAACCACTAACTCAGCCGAACGGTATCGTCCAAGCGTACATAAATCCGGATGACGGGTTATTGCTAGATCAGGCAGCGAAAGGAGGTGTTTGGGAGTACTTTAGCGAAGAAACCGTACCGACAGCTACTTCTGCACCGAAATCGGAAGAGCCCACAGAGGAAGAAAAGTTTGCGGAAGAAGCGTTATTTTAG
- a CDS encoding pilus assembly protein PilM: MSWLSRNPSAVLGVDISTAAVKLLELSRVGARYRVESYSVAPLPQDAIVDKNITNIEQIGAVIKAAVKQSGTRAKQASVAVAGSSVMTKIISMPASLSDRDMEEQIMVEADQYIPYSLDEVNLDFEVQGVTKNNPDMVDVLLAASRRENIEDRVAALAYAGLKAVVVDVEAFAMENAFSLLADQLPEGAGNMTVAIADIGATMTSLNILHEGKTVYTREQGFGGKQLTEEIQRRYGLSYEEAGLAKKHGGLPDNYVTDVLDPFKKAMLQQIARSLQFFVSSSANRGVDALVLAGGCASIAGLDKLVERDLGIPSYIANPFINMALSNRVKPQSLSNDTPAMMIACGLALRSFD; the protein is encoded by the coding sequence ATGAGCTGGTTGAGCAGGAATCCGTCGGCTGTGCTGGGTGTGGATATTAGTACAGCTGCGGTTAAATTGTTGGAATTGAGCCGAGTGGGTGCTCGTTACCGGGTAGAAAGCTACTCGGTAGCGCCATTGCCGCAGGATGCCATAGTCGATAAGAACATCACTAATATCGAGCAAATCGGCGCGGTAATAAAAGCGGCGGTTAAGCAATCCGGTACTCGGGCAAAGCAGGCGAGCGTCGCGGTTGCGGGGTCGTCGGTGATGACCAAAATTATTTCGATGCCTGCCTCCTTGTCCGATAGGGACATGGAAGAGCAGATAATGGTGGAGGCGGATCAGTACATTCCGTATTCGTTGGACGAAGTTAATCTCGATTTCGAAGTTCAGGGCGTAACCAAAAATAATCCGGATATGGTCGATGTGTTGTTGGCGGCTTCTCGGCGAGAAAACATTGAGGATCGGGTTGCCGCGCTCGCCTATGCTGGCTTGAAGGCAGTTGTAGTCGATGTGGAAGCGTTTGCGATGGAGAATGCGTTTTCCTTGTTGGCGGATCAGTTGCCGGAAGGAGCAGGCAATATGACTGTCGCAATAGCCGACATTGGCGCAACCATGACCTCTCTGAACATTCTGCATGAGGGTAAAACGGTTTATACCCGAGAACAGGGCTTTGGTGGTAAGCAGCTAACCGAAGAGATTCAGCGCCGCTACGGCCTTTCTTATGAAGAAGCCGGCTTGGCCAAGAAACATGGCGGTTTGCCGGATAATTACGTAACGGATGTGCTGGACCCCTTCAAAAAAGCCATGTTGCAGCAAATCGCCAGATCGTTGCAATTCTTCGTTTCCTCTAGCGCCAATCGCGGCGTCGATGCCTTGGTACTTGCCGGCGGTTGCGCATCAATCGCGGGTTTGGACAAATTGGTGGAACGTGATCTGGGCATCCCGTCTTACATTGCCAATCCGTTCATCAATATGGCGCTGTCTAATCGGGTCAAACCGCAAAGTCTGAGCAACGATACGCCAGCGATGATGATAGCGTGTGGTTTAGCGTTAAGGAGTTTCGATTAA
- a CDS encoding AmpG family muropeptide MFS transporter — protein sequence MADNPSLEPQSTATAPSARRKRTALEVLREIKQPKVAVMVALGFASGLPFLLTANTFGYWLRDYGTSLAAIGFISWVGFAYAFKVYWSPLVDRIDVPLLGRLGRRRGWILLCQILVAIGLLGMATVGTADGLAAIGAFALLTAFASATQDIAIDAWRIESASDADEVGLMTSAAQVGYRVALIITDALIIAAAARVGWGMSYVAMAVLMVLCMIATLFAAEPARAEVVLHQRLPLWTLRGLADAIAGPFIDFFAKHKVTGLLMLLMVALYRLPDFVMGPMYNPYYHDLGLSKDTVAWVRGSFGLVATFFGIAAAGLSALRLGFLPTLIAGLVLEGFGTAAFALLSINAGTTVFAAVMTLDAFAQSFAGVALVTYMSGLTSLGYTATQYAMLSSIYALLGKFLKGFSGIAVETLMPIYGLLGAYARAFVVTGLTAVPPLLLLLLLWRVQNFKR from the coding sequence TTGGCTGACAATCCGTCGCTGGAGCCCCAATCTACCGCGACCGCCCCCTCCGCTCGTCGAAAACGCACCGCGTTGGAGGTGCTGCGTGAGATCAAGCAGCCCAAGGTCGCTGTGATGGTAGCGCTGGGGTTTGCCTCAGGCCTGCCCTTTCTGCTGACGGCCAACACCTTCGGCTACTGGCTGCGGGACTACGGCACTAGCCTTGCCGCCATCGGCTTCATCTCCTGGGTCGGCTTCGCCTACGCTTTCAAGGTGTACTGGTCGCCCCTAGTGGACCGTATCGACGTGCCGCTGCTGGGCCGTCTGGGACGGCGTCGCGGCTGGATACTCCTGTGTCAGATTTTGGTCGCCATCGGGCTGCTGGGCATGGCCACTGTCGGGACGGCAGACGGGTTGGCGGCTATTGGCGCCTTCGCGTTGTTGACGGCCTTCGCGTCAGCTACGCAGGACATCGCCATCGACGCTTGGCGCATCGAATCTGCTTCCGACGCCGACGAAGTTGGGTTGATGACTTCGGCGGCGCAGGTCGGATACCGTGTCGCCCTCATCATTACCGACGCCTTGATCATCGCTGCTGCGGCCCGTGTTGGGTGGGGCATGTCGTACGTTGCCATGGCGGTATTGATGGTGCTCTGCATGATAGCAACTCTGTTCGCGGCTGAACCCGCTCGCGCCGAGGTGGTGTTGCATCAGAGGCTGCCTCTTTGGACTTTGCGCGGCCTCGCCGACGCGATTGCCGGCCCGTTCATCGACTTCTTCGCCAAACACAAGGTGACCGGACTGCTTATGCTGCTGATGGTGGCGCTCTATCGCTTGCCAGACTTCGTGATGGGGCCAATGTACAACCCCTACTATCACGACCTGGGGCTCTCCAAGGACACGGTGGCCTGGGTCCGCGGCTCATTCGGGCTGGTTGCGACCTTTTTCGGGATAGCCGCTGCCGGTCTTAGTGCCCTGCGACTGGGATTTCTACCAACACTGATCGCAGGGCTCGTGCTCGAGGGCTTTGGCACGGCGGCATTCGCCTTGCTCAGTATCAACGCTGGCACGACGGTTTTCGCCGCAGTCATGACACTCGACGCGTTTGCTCAATCCTTTGCTGGCGTTGCCTTGGTAACTTATATGTCGGGCCTGACCAGCCTGGGCTACACCGCCACCCAGTATGCCATGCTGTCCTCAATCTACGCCTTACTCGGCAAGTTCCTGAAAGGATTCTCCGGGATTGCGGTCGAAACTCTAATGCCAATCTACGGGTTGCTCGGAGCCTATGCCAGGGCGTTCGTGGTCACTGGCTTGACCGCGGTACCTCCGCTGCTGCTATTACTGCTGCTTTGGCGCGTGCAGAATTTCAAACGATAG
- the nhaD gene encoding sodium:proton antiporter NhaD: MAEEFHNLGLTGTERGIYTVLIFLVAYGFVMAEEFTHLRKSKPVIFAAAVIWGHVAILAQEAGVSGEELHKAFEHDLKEYAELMLFLLVAMTYINTMAERNVFEALRSWLIRKQFGYKQLFWITGIITFFLSAVADNLTSALLVGAVVMAVGADNEKFVSVGFVNLVIAANAGGAFCPFGDITTLMVWQAGYAEFFDFFRLFIPSVVNFVVPAFFMAQAVPSGQPLATNEAAVELKPGGWVVCGLFGVTIGLAVSFKQFLHLPPFMGMMAGLSILMLFIYYIKMRFASADEVHLDVFDRVKEAEWDTLLFFFGVVFAVGGLGYIGYLELLSGAMYDGLGQTTANILVGIISAVVDNIPVMFAVLNMNLDMDLYQWLLVTLTAGVGGSLFSVGSAAGVALMGQSNHKYTFFSHLKWTPVIAIGYAASIVTHYLING, from the coding sequence ATGGCTGAAGAGTTTCATAATCTCGGCTTAACCGGAACCGAGCGGGGCATTTATACCGTTCTGATCTTTTTGGTGGCCTATGGTTTCGTGATGGCAGAAGAATTTACGCATTTGCGTAAATCCAAGCCGGTCATTTTTGCTGCCGCCGTGATTTGGGGGCATGTGGCAATATTGGCTCAGGAAGCCGGTGTGTCGGGTGAAGAACTACACAAAGCTTTTGAACATGACTTAAAAGAATATGCCGAATTGATGCTGTTTTTGCTGGTGGCCATGACATACATCAATACCATGGCCGAGCGGAATGTGTTTGAAGCCCTGCGTTCATGGTTGATCAGAAAGCAGTTTGGTTACAAGCAGCTGTTTTGGATTACCGGAATTATTACATTCTTCCTCTCCGCAGTTGCGGATAATCTAACTTCTGCATTGTTGGTGGGTGCGGTGGTGATGGCAGTTGGCGCGGACAATGAAAAATTTGTGTCGGTCGGTTTTGTTAACTTGGTGATCGCGGCCAATGCGGGAGGGGCATTTTGCCCGTTCGGGGACATTACCACACTGATGGTTTGGCAAGCGGGTTATGCTGAATTCTTCGATTTCTTCCGTTTATTTATTCCATCTGTGGTTAACTTTGTGGTTCCTGCTTTCTTCATGGCGCAAGCGGTTCCGAGTGGTCAGCCGTTGGCGACCAATGAGGCTGCGGTGGAGTTGAAGCCAGGCGGTTGGGTGGTTTGCGGTTTGTTTGGCGTGACTATTGGTTTGGCGGTCAGCTTCAAACAATTTCTGCATTTGCCGCCGTTCATGGGCATGATGGCCGGGTTGTCCATTTTGATGTTATTCATATACTACATAAAGATGCGCTTCGCCTCAGCCGATGAGGTGCATCTTGATGTATTTGATCGCGTAAAGGAAGCTGAATGGGATACGTTGCTGTTCTTTTTCGGCGTGGTCTTCGCAGTAGGCGGCTTGGGTTATATTGGCTATCTGGAGTTGTTGTCCGGCGCGATGTACGACGGTCTTGGTCAAACTACGGCTAACATCCTGGTCGGTATCATTTCAGCGGTTGTTGATAACATTCCGGTTATGTTTGCGGTATTGAACATGAATTTGGACATGGATCTGTATCAATGGTTGTTGGTGACATTGACTGCCGGGGTGGGTGGCTCTTTATTCTCGGTGGGTTCTGCGGCGGGCGTGGCTTTGATGGGGCAATCCAATCACAAATACACTTTCTTCAGTCACTTGAAATGGACGCCAGTTATCGCCATAGGCTATGCGGCGAGTATCGTGACTCACTATTTGATCAACGGTTAA